The following proteins come from a genomic window of Theileria equi strain WA chromosome 2 map unlocalized gcontig_1105316255037, whole genome shotgun sequence:
- a CDS encoding conserved hypothetical protein (encoded by transcript BEWA_043720A), which produces MSDLRYIGHFSLDFFNNKVIQATIDKCAEKFDSRILDAIKQSWIENLNKRLNAVKTETDAKIPRTSSFIQDSFESKSENVHDRESSSDDEFLDADVESVTVSDLKSLPQDTHVETPIAKSERTEAIFASETKEDSNKEVESDPKSTRDDKNVDDSDVSFSDVSDLEDQEPESQDMIIGILDKITRPSSKKFGPPLWKLKLKHGIMQINDVEIPFDSLQGEFEF; this is translated from the exons ATGTCAGATTTACGATATATTGGTCATTTCTCTTTAGATTTTTTCAACAATAAAGTTATTCAAG CTACAATTGATAAATGTGctgaaaagtttgattCTAGAATACTGGATGCTATTAAACAG AGTTGGATTGAAAATTTGAACAAGCGTCTTAACGCTGTTAAAACTGAGACAGACGCAAAAATACCAAGGacttcttctttt ATTCAGGATTCTTTTGAGTCAAAAAGTGAGAATGT CCATGATAGGGAGAGCTCTTCAGACGATGAATTTCTCGATGCGGACGTGGAATCTGTGACCGTTTCTGATTTGAAATCACTTCCTCAAGATACTCACGTTGAGACTCCTATAGCAAAGTCAGAGCGCACAGAGGCCATATTTGCATCAGAAACAAAAGAAGATAGCAATAAGGAAGTGGAAAGTGATCCAAAGAGCACTAGGGACGACAAAAACGTGGATGACAGTGATGTTAGTTTCTCAGATGTGAGTGACTTGGAAGATCAAGAACCAGAATCACAAGATATGATAATAGGAATACTTGATAAG ATCACAAGGCCTAGTAGCAAAAAATTTGGACCACCTCTATGGAAACTCAAACTTAAACACGGAATTATGCAG ATTAACGATGTTGAAATCCCATTTGATTCACTTCAAGGAGAATTTGAATTCTAA
- a CDS encoding cyclophilin, putative (encoded by transcript BEWA_043670A), producing the protein MSENKDSDVNRPVAPLGGPPYLSHLLSNPQNPVVFMDVSLGSHLLGRLKIELFADKVPKTCENFRKFCTGEFKHNAVPVGYKNTSFFKVINDYMVQGGDFVKGDGTGSLSIYGSSFDDENFSVKHSRCGIISMYNTGPNTNGCQFFFITKPCDWLDGKNVAFGVLVDDESQVVLQKMQNVTVGEGFAPKIAMVVSECGQL; encoded by the exons ATGTCAGAAAACAAGGATTCTGACGTAAATAGGCCAGTTGCTCCTCTAGGAGGACCACCGTATCTCTCACATCTGCTTTCAAATCCACAGAATCCCGTGGTTTTTATGGACGTATCCCTTGGATCACATTTATTAG GCAGGTTAAAAATTGAGTTGTTTGCCGACAAAGTCCCAAAGACCTGTGAGAACTTCAGAAAATTTTGTACAGGGGAATTCAAACACAACGCAGTCCCAGTTGGATACAAGAATACCAGCTTTTTTAAGGTTATAAATGATTATATGGTTCAG GGTGGAGACTTTGTCAAGGGTGATGGCACAGGATCTCTTTCAATTTATGGCTCCAGCTTTGATGATGAGAATTTTTCTGTGAAACATTCACGGTGTGGAATAATTAGCATGTATAACACTGGGCCGAACACGAACGGGTGCCagtttttcttcatcactaAACCATGTGATTGGCTAGACGGAAAGAATGTCGCGTTTGGTGTTTTGGTTGACGATGAATCGCAAgtagttttacaaaagATGCAAAATGTTACTGTTGGAGAAGGTTTTGCTCCAAAAATAGCAATGGTTGTCTCTGAGTGTGGGCaattatga
- a CDS encoding ADP-ribosylation factor GTPase-activating, putative (encoded by transcript BEWA_043660A), with product MDLISSFRVDNRGFVSDESRDVFFKNQFKTQENLFCFDCNSRNPTWVSLTYSVYLCLNCSGKHRQLGTHISFVRSTDMDKFTPEQLFRLSVGGNDKALSYFKQNGIYKQPINYAGKGVAVYSKMLDKAVATNKNAGFNNIDLLSLDSIDNTHDLLDLKDSTTDGLSHVSHSKSIVSNASDGLDEIMDEISAESKKSTSDREKFGMNKNMFNFSSETFSRKSTFPTKQTAVCKSGFSTKLSNVDFDALERSLNEPFPEQTNTSGREPVFAEPLKKTEIFGAGKETFNVNTNIPDLKHLEGKSGISSDAFFGRVGNNAHSYSNFNPNKTSLSSDEYFGRPTVPVHNKQSWNTLEDQAIQNINELKDGIMNALSKGNVMVEKAKQWLNNRY from the exons ATGGATTTAATATCGTCATTTCGTGTTGACAATCGCGGCTTCGTCAGTGATGAATCCAGAGATGTGTTTTTTAAAAACCAGTTTAAAACCCAAGAGAATCTCTTTTGTTTTGATTGTAACTCAAGAAATCCAACATGGGTATCACTAACTTATTCCGTATATCTCTGTTTGAACTGTTCTGGTAAGCATCGCCAGCTGGGAACGCACATTTCATTTGTACGTTCGACTGATATGGACAAATTCACTCCGGAACAGCTTTTTCGCTTATCCGTTGGtggaaatgataaagcACTATCGTattttaaacaaaatgGTATATACAAGCAACCAATCAATTATGCGGGTAAAGGTGTTGCAGTATATTCAAAGATGTTAGATAAAGCAGTCGCTACAAACAAAAATGCAGGATTTAATAACATAGATCTTCTAAGTCTTGATTCAATTGATAATACACATGATTTGTTGGACCTTAAAGACTCTACAACTGATGGATTATCTCATGTTAGCCACTCAAAAAGCATAGTGAGTAATGCTAGTGATGGTCTAGATGAAATTATGGATGAAATCTCGGCTGAATCAAAAAAATCAACTTCAGACAGAGAGAAATTTGGAATGAACAAAAACATGTTCAATTTTAGTTCAGAGACATTTTCAAGAAAATCTACATTTCCTACCAAACAAACGGCCGTTTGTAAAAGTGGATTTTCTACTAAGCTCAGCAACGTTGATTTCGACGCTCTGGAAAGATCATTAAACGAACCATTCCCGGAACAAACCAATACATCTGGCAGGGAACCTGTGTTCGCGGAGCCATTAAAAAAAACAG AAATCTTCGGTGCGGGCAAGGAAACTTTTAACgtaaatacaaatatacCAGATCTGAAACACCTGGAAGGTAAAAGTGGAATATCATCAGACGCATTCTTTGGGAGAGTGGGAAATAATGCACATTCATACAGCAACTTTAATCCAAATAAAACAAGTTTGTCATCTGATGAATACTTTGGAAGGCCCACTGTACCTGTCCACAATAAGCAAAGTTGGAATACACTTGAGGACCAAGCCATACAAAACATCAATGAACTCAAAGATGGCATTATGAATGCACTTAGCAAGGGGAACGTAATGGTAGAAAAGGCTAAACAATGGCTAAATAATCGTtattga
- a CDS encoding tRNA pseudouridine synthase, putative (encoded by transcript BEWA_043680A), which yields MVSQLCRHILYEPLELNLHLMDAKTNNLNKRQKKSQFRNYCREKKRKLELSLKNLDDVTLDRDSEQNPANYVDKDVIETRIHVPKAKYAIAFGYLGTRYHGYQKQVEYGTGDMNKVETIEGTMESALVEIGAINEVYRNLPYKLQLSKSSRTDKGVHAGCTYIAGRFEIPELEEEVGTKEEFFIRKLNDALPNDIRCFQIVRVTKGFDARTMCSKRKYEYIIPEKILLKRYKFGSDKYKELHNNLSSLFSQYDKSKDPIKLSKVEGEYNMDHGFYEDSTLDIELIKEIMDMYVGTHDFQNFTVRQKVQGSTTQRYIHKTKVNIFTLSNIFHQIKKDVIGNGQNVVRITIVGQSFLYNQIRKMISMAIETYLNLAPKSTIAFSLFNNRILNTNIAPSEGLVLHHPYFDSYNMTRCSPPQTPYILYKDIKEKVEKFKEEQIYPEIANSFGDNVYVFGFFINITQMGKLDV from the exons ATGGTGTCGCAGCTTTGTCGCCACATTCTGTATGAGCCCTTGGAGCTTAATTTACATTTAATGGACGCAAAAACGAACAATCTAAACAAACGTCAAAAAAAGTCACAATTTCGTAACTATTGTCGAGAAAAGAAGCGTAAGCTAGAGCTTTCACTGAAGAATCTCGATGATGTCACTCTCGATAGGGATTCCGAGCAGAATCCCGCAAATTATGTAGATAAGGATGTTATAGAAACTAGAATTCATGTTCCAAAGGCCAAATACGCCATAGCTTTCGG GTACCTTGGAACTCGCTATCATGGGTACCAAAAACAAGTGGAGTACGGTACAGGGGATATGAACAAAGTGGAGACCATAGAGGGTACTATGGAGTCTGCATTAGTTGAGATAGGGGCCATAAATGAAGTATATCGCAATCTTCCCTATAAATTACAACTTTCCAAATCTTCTAGAACGGATAAAGGTGTTCATGCTGGTTGTACATACATAGCAGGGCGGTTTGAAATTCCTGAACTCGAGGAAGAAGTTGGTACAAAGGAGgagttcttcatcagaaAACTAAATGATGCGTTGCCGAATGATATTAGATGTTTCCAAATTGTTAGAGTGACCAAAGGATTTGATGCAAGAACAATGTGTTCTAAGCGTAAATATGAGTATATTATTCCGGAGAAAATTTTGCTAAAAAGGTATAAATTTGGAAGtgataaatataaagaacTTCACAATaatttatcttctttattttctcaaTATGATAAAAGCAAGGATCCCATAAAATTATCAAAAGTTGAGGGTGAATATAACATGGACCATGGATTTTACGAAGATTCAACACTAGACATA GAACTGATAAAAGAGATAATGGATATGTACGTTGGTACACAtgatttccagaattttaCCGTACGCCAAAAAGTACAGGGATCAACAACACAACGCTATATTCATAAGACAAAGGTTAATATTTTTACACTATCAAATATATTTCATCAGATTAAAAAAGATGTGATTGGAAATGGTCAAAATGTTGTTCGTATAACAATAGTTGGCCAATCATTTTTGTACAACCAAATAAGGAAGATGATTTCCATGGCAATAGAAACATATCTTAATCTAGCTCCAAAGTCGACAATTGCGTTTTCTTTATTCAATAATCGTATATTGAACACGAATATAGCACCTTCGGAAGGCCTAGTTTTGCATCAT CCATATTTCGATTCTTACAATATGACCAGATGCAGTCCACCTCAAACCCCTTATATACTCTATAAAGATATTAAAGAAAAGGTAGAAAAATTTAAGGAAGAACAAATTTATCCTGAAATTGCAAATTCGTTCGGTGATAATGTGTACGTTTTTGGGTTCTTTATCAACATAACTCAGATGGGAAAATTGGATGTGTAA
- a CDS encoding ATP binding protein family member protein (encoded by transcript BEWA_043690A) produces MGDSVDSLLDRPVASKGRKTLAIVVIGMAGSGKTCYVRKLIEKLKTVGKKVYSINLDPAVVKVHYKPNIDIRDSIDYRDIMKKYNLGPNGAIMTSLNLFVTRFDKILEILDRRSDTLDYIVIDTPGQIEVFNWSASGTIILESLSSSFPTAVNYLIDTTRSMNPVTFMTNMIYACSVMYKCQLPFIACFNKIDVNRYEICLEWMHDYDQFYESVMKDDSYMATFSRSCALMLNEFYYNLTVSGISSMTGEGFDEHIKTLDECIHQYKRIYLPWLEKKRIMNSRVNKGLPPEE; encoded by the exons ATGGGTGACTCTGTAGACTCTCTCCTTGATAGGCCAGTGGCTTCCAAGGGGAGAAAGACGCTAGCGATCGTTGTAATAGG GATGGCTGGAAGTGGAAAGACATGCTATGTGCGCAAACTGATTGAGAAATTGAAGACTGTGGGCAAAAAGGTTTATTCAATCAATTTGGATCCTGCT GTTGTAAAAGTTCATTATAAGCCGAATATAG ATATTCGTGATTCTATAGATTATAGAGATATTATGAAAAAGTATAACCTAGGCCCTAATGGAGCAATCATGACATCTTTGAATCTTTTCGTTACTAG atttgataaaattttggaaattttggatcGTAGATCCGATACATTGGATTACATAGTTATTGATACACCTGGACAGATTGAAGTTTTTAATTGGTCTGCTAGTGGGACAATTATTTTGG AATCtctctcttcttccttcccAACAGCAGTTAATTATTTAATAGACACGACTAGATCTATGAATCCAGTGACATTCATGACGAATATGATTTACGCCTGCAG TGTGATGTACAAATGTCAACTGCCATTTATCGCATGTTTTAATAAAATAG ATGTAAATAGATATGAGATTTGCTTGGAATGGATGCATGACTATGATCAGTTTTATGAATCCGTGATGAAGGATGATTCATACATGGCAAC CTTCAGTAGATCGTGTGCACTAATGTTGAATGAATTTTATTACAACCTTACGGTAAG TGGAATCTCGTCAATGACCGGTGAGGGATTTGATGAACATATAAAAACGCTGGATGAGTGTATACATCAATATAAAAG AATATATTTGCCGTGGCTGGAAAAAAAACGTATTATGAATAGCAGGGTCAACAAAGGATTACCTCCGGAAGAATAG
- a CDS encoding mitochondrial phosphate carrier protein, putative (encoded by transcript BEWA_043700A) — protein sequence MTKSDWDPRVSSPISRIPHPMVHDASYYAKCMLGGVLSCGITHTLVTPLDVTKCKMQTNPQVYKGLLSGLGLILRQEGAGGLVKGWRPTLVGYSLQGLGKFGLYEFFKDFYARKIGEENAAKYKGTMWLAASASAEVFADIMLCPMEMVKVKVQTAPLNEKWPTSLLGATSKMYAVRADSKFPFGSLRPLLSRQVPYTMAKFYFFEKVVQLFYDHIFTKPKNEYSKQTQLGITFASGYLAGIICAVVSHPADTLVSQMGKAENKGKGFGQMAKEVGAFNLFTRGLGTRVIMIGTLTGLQWWIYDTFKSFMGMGTSGGGSTKK from the exons ATGACCAAAAGTGACTGGGATCCACGTGTTAGTTCTCCTATTTCTAGGATACCTCATCCTATGGTACACGATGCATCCTACTACGCTAAATGTATGTTAGGAGGCGTATTATCTTGTGGAATAACTCATACCTTGGTAACTCCACTAGATGTCACCAAATGTAAGATGCAAACGAATCCACAAGTATACAAGGGGCTTTTGTCTGGTCTGGGACTCATACTAAGACAGGAAGGCGCAGGTGGATTGGTTAAGGGGTGGCGTCCCACTCTCGTTGGTTATTCTCTTCAGGGATTGGGTAAATTCGGCCTTTATGAGTTTTTCAAAGACTTTTATGCAAGAAAGATCGGAGAAGAGAACGCAGCCAAATACAAGGGAACTATGTGGTTGGCAGCTTCTGCTTCCGCTGAAGTTTTTGCTGATATCATGCTTTGTCCTATGGAAATGGTAAAAGTTAAGGTCCAGACCGCGCCGTTGAATGAGAAATGGCCGACAAGCTTGCTTGGAGCTACTTCAAAGATGTATGCAGTTAGAGCGGATTCTAAATTTCCA TTTGGAAGCTTGAGACCTCTTCTCAGCCGTCAAGTACCCTATACTATGGCAAAATTCTActtctttgaaaaggttgtaCAGCTTTTCTACGATCACATTTTTACCAAACCAAAGAACGAATACTCTAAACAGACACAACTTGGAATCACATTTGCGTCAG GATATTTGGCTGGAATTATTTGTGCTGTTGTTTCGCATCCCGCCGACACTCTTGTTTCTCAAATGGGAAAAGCCGAGAACAAAGGCAAAGG ATTTGGACAAATGGCCAAAGAAGTTGGTGCATTTAATTTGTTTACTCGCGGTTTGGGTACTAGGGTGATTATGATTGGCACACTTACTGGCTTACAATGGTGGATTTATGATACTTTCAAG TCATTCATGGGCATGGGAACGAGTGGGGGTGGTTCCACCAAGAAATAG
- a CDS encoding cyclophilin, putative (encoded by transcript BEWA_043710A) has translation MIKVPNPRVFFDISIGGRNCGRMVFELFMDKLPYTCENFRCLCTGETGLGYYLRPRWYKFTPIHRIVSGFICQGGNFNTGNSYGGESIYGQYMRDESYAYTHSKRGVLGMCKTRYKNSNGSQFYITFKPCSFLDNKMVVFGHLEYGEEVLSAIEKQGTILGHPKRHVKIFNCGEIPLDTIYDPNIGNVVHNPKFIARTDIEKPLFQEDQYNLEQSYKRIIPDEIYKRANFGF, from the exons ATGATAAAGGTACCAAATCCGCGTGTATTCTTTGATATATCAATAGGTGGCCGAAATTGTGGCCGTATGGTATTTGAG CTTTTTATGGATAAACTACCATATACATGTGAAAACTTTCGCTGTTTGTGTACAG GTGAAACCGGCCTAGGATATTACCTACGCCCTAGGTGGTACAAGTTTACTCCAATTCATCGCATAGTTTCGGGATTT ATCTGCCAAGGTGGCAATTTCAATACGGGAAATTCTTATGGAGGAGAATCTATCTACGGTCAATATATGCGCGATGAATCATACGCATACACACATTCCAAGAGGG GTGTTTTGGGAATGTGTAAGACTAGATATAAAAATTCCAACGGATCGCAGTTTTATATTACTTTTAAGCCATGTTcttttttggataataAGATG GTGGTGTTTGGTCATTTAGAATATGGAGAAGAAGTCTTGAGTGCCATAGAGAAGCAGGGAACTATTTTGGGCCATCCTAAGCGCCATGTGAAGATCTTCAATTG CGGAGAAATACCATTAGACACTATCTATGATCCTAACATAGGTAATGTGGTACATAACCCTAAGTTTATCGCAAGAACG GATATAGAAAAGCCATTGTTTCAGGAAGATCAATATAATCTGGAGCAGTCATACAAGCGGATTATACCTGATGAAATTTACAAACGCGCTAACTTTGGCTTTTAA